The following proteins come from a genomic window of bacterium:
- a CDS encoding response regulator, protein MHDLKKKKILIVDDEKDIRILVSQILGEKNYQTYFASDGREALDSANLNKPDL, encoded by the coding sequence ATGCACGATTTAAAAAAGAAAAAAATTCTTATTGTCGATGACGAAAAAGATATACGCATTTTAGTTTCACAGATTTTAGGTGAAAAAAACTACCAGACCTATTTCGCGTCTGATGGCCGTGAGGCCCTTGATTCTGCAAACCTAAATAAGCCTGATTTGTAA
- a CDS encoding cache domain-containing protein: MRKLLVIFFFLCLLSAVNIADEVLITANMPSEEIGEVLSGKSQDTAEKIRQIISERGKDLLILSKGLTSFAQAGRQEWAKSIIAFSKEIKDYPLIRIINTRGVEELKVSNGIEIKSGYADVSSDEFFKESIKLNKDQISVSSLEFNSEGIVVLRMSTPIYGLTGMEKAILSFDWDISEITNLIKKLKISDSSYGFVINPEAKILIHPEKIKMLKEKLDTDVNPEYKAIVQRMQLGESGWGKYFVQEKEYIIGFYFYPELDWSIGISYLRGEYVPENKDIPASVSVEIPKPVAEKTKEDGIKPVMVPTVTPPIQEDIKPLSAFSLKILKGALRTKNIDKLIASVKIEGRISKELTETLTIKLKGENAGLSQDIFDFWKLNENSFRKHYWEITSPELMAETRVLNESEAFVYYPMEKKVIKFSRDEYYEYFKLNLEKENKILAPLKSMDIENYYNDKIDMLQENEKMFYVLEMDMKTPLEFFGISLKQVKMKIDNEYFLPVLVEWYAGDKEKIVWKILENYTINSNETIDYSYTPKQDENIFQYREIKTGLIKDAGLQIEAERGSEIKLDYLAVKEILQEEIKKRGLIAARILASESNNFILNKSIDGLKNTLLNVWEEDWIDYIFILDNEGKKVIHTKVKESQKNKEIALMYQKEEISVPIIYQGRPVGSVKIGISFEKADYILSELMKKIKEK, from the coding sequence ATGAGAAAATTATTGGTTATATTTTTCTTTTTATGTTTGTTGTCAGCCGTAAACATTGCGGATGAGGTTTTAATAACGGCGAATATGCCTTCAGAAGAAATCGGTGAGGTATTGTCCGGGAAATCTCAAGACACCGCTGAAAAAATAAGGCAGATTATATCAGAGCGTGGAAAGGATTTGCTTATATTATCAAAAGGATTGACTTCGTTCGCCCAGGCGGGCCGGCAGGAATGGGCAAAAAGCATAATAGCTTTCTCAAAAGAAATTAAAGATTATCCTTTAATAAGAATAATAAATACAAGGGGTGTAGAAGAGCTCAAGGTTTCAAACGGGATAGAAATAAAATCCGGTTATGCCGATGTAAGCTCTGATGAATTTTTTAAAGAATCAATCAAATTAAATAAAGACCAGATTTCAGTTTCATCTTTAGAGTTCAATTCCGAAGGTATCGTTGTTCTTAGGATGTCCACACCAATCTATGGATTGACCGGCATGGAAAAGGCGATTCTAAGTTTTGACTGGGACATCAGCGAAATAACCAATTTAATAAAAAAACTTAAAATTTCTGATTCCAGCTATGGTTTCGTTATTAATCCTGAGGCTAAAATATTAATTCACCCCGAGAAAATTAAAATGTTAAAAGAAAAGCTTGATACCGATGTAAATCCTGAATATAAAGCGATTGTCCAGAGAATGCAGTTAGGAGAAAGCGGGTGGGGGAAATATTTTGTGCAGGAAAAAGAATACATAATCGGTTTTTATTTTTATCCTGAATTGGATTGGTCTATTGGGATTTCTTACCTGCGCGGAGAATATGTCCCGGAAAATAAGGATATTCCGGCGTCTGTTTCAGTTGAAATTCCTAAACCTGTGGCTGAAAAAACAAAGGAAGACGGGATAAAGCCGGTCATGGTGCCAACAGTTACTCCGCCAATACAGGAGGATATCAAACCTTTATCAGCGTTTTCACTTAAAATCCTTAAAGGCGCATTGAGAACAAAAAATATCGATAAATTAATCGCGTCGGTGAAAATAGAAGGCAGGATCTCGAAAGAATTGACTGAAACCCTCACGATAAAATTAAAAGGTGAGAATGCAGGCCTTTCACAGGACATATTTGATTTCTGGAAATTAAATGAAAATTCATTTAGAAAACACTACTGGGAGATAACAAGCCCCGAATTAATGGCTGAAACACGTGTGTTGAACGAAAGTGAAGCATTTGTTTATTACCCCATGGAAAAGAAAGTAATAAAATTTTCAAGAGATGAATATTATGAATATTTTAAATTGAATTTAGAAAAAGAAAATAAAATACTTGCGCCGCTGAAATCCATGGACATTGAAAATTATTATAATGATAAAATTGATATGCTGCAGGAAAACGAGAAAATGTTTTACGTGCTGGAAATGGATATGAAAACACCATTGGAATTTTTCGGTATATCGCTGAAACAGGTCAAAATGAAGATTGATAATGAATATTTTCTGCCGGTTCTGGTTGAGTGGTATGCGGGTGATAAAGAAAAGATTGTCTGGAAAATCCTGGAAAACTATACTATAAACTCAAACGAAACAATTGATTACTCATACACGCCAAAACAAGATGAGAATATTTTCCAGTACAGGGAAATTAAGACGGGATTGATAAAAGACGCGGGTTTGCAAATTGAAGCAGAAAGAGGAAGTGAAATAAAATTGGATTATCTGGCGGTTAAAGAAATATTGCAGGAAGAAATCAAGAAGCGCGGGTTAATCGCGGCAAGAATTTTAGCATCAGAAAGTAATAATTTTATCTTGAATAAGAGCATTGATGGTTTAAAAAATACCTTGCTGAATGTCTGGGAAGAAGATTGGATTGATTATATTTTTATTTTAGACAATGAAGGGAAAAAGGTTATCCATACAAAAGTAAAGGAGTCCCAAAAGAATAAAGAAATCGCTTTGATGTATCAAAAAGAAGAAATATCCGTCCCAATCATTTACCAGGGGCGGCCGGTTGGTTCTGTTAAAATAGGCATTAGTTTCGAAAAAGCAGATTATATCCTCAGCGAGTTGATGAAAAAAATTAAAGAAAAATAA
- a CDS encoding N-acetyltransferase, whose translation MIRKAFVKEIKDIYRIIQLNAESGKLLPRSYNQLYENIRDFFVYEKNNQIIGICALHISWENLAEIKSLAVLESERQKGIGTKLLKACLKEARELGIKQVFTLTYVTDFFGKNGFKTVEKNSLPHKIWSECVNCVQFPDCDEIAMLINL comes from the coding sequence ATGATAAGAAAAGCATTTGTTAAAGAAATAAAAGACATATATAGGATTATTCAGTTAAACGCGGAAAGCGGGAAACTCCTTCCGAGGTCTTATAACCAGCTGTATGAAAATATCAGGGATTTTTTTGTGTATGAAAAAAACAACCAAATTATAGGAATTTGTGCCCTTCATATAAGCTGGGAAAACCTTGCTGAGATTAAATCACTTGCCGTATTGGAGTCTGAAAGACAAAAGGGCATAGGCACAAAATTGCTGAAGGCCTGTTTAAAAGAGGCCAGGGAGCTTGGCATTAAACAAGTCTTCACTTTGACTTATGTAACCGATTTTTTCGGGAAAAATGGATTTAAAACAGTAGAAAAAAACAGTTTGCCTCATAAAATATGGAGCGAATGTGTTAATTGTGTTCAATTTCCTGACTGTGATGAAATAGCGATGCTGATAAATTTATAG
- a CDS encoding TlyA family RNA methyltransferase, giving the protein MAKIRLDRYLLEKGYCSNIEKAVKIILAGEVSVDGRRLDKPGMLIDNCSIINTVLKEKYVSRGGKKLEKAINEFRPDIENKIVIDIGSSTGGFTDCLLQNGAKKIYCIDVGYGLLDWKLRNNKRVIVKEKTNARYLKKDDFEDEIDLAVIDVSFISLKNIIPAVLNILGDKGEIIALIKPQFETDPKNVGEGGVVHEEKHRKEAIDNILDFAQKHNLKNKGVIPSPVKGRAGNIEYLCYLSKL; this is encoded by the coding sequence ATGGCAAAGATCAGGCTTGACAGGTATCTTTTGGAAAAGGGATATTGTTCAAATATAGAAAAAGCGGTCAAAATAATACTTGCCGGTGAAGTATCCGTGGACGGCCGGAGGTTAGATAAACCGGGCATGCTGATAGACAATTGCAGTATAATAAATACTGTTTTGAAGGAAAAATATGTAAGCCGCGGCGGGAAAAAACTGGAAAAAGCGATAAATGAATTTCGACCTGACATTGAAAATAAAATAGTAATTGATATCGGATCATCCACAGGAGGGTTCACGGATTGTCTTCTCCAGAACGGCGCAAAAAAGATATATTGTATTGATGTCGGGTATGGCCTGTTGGATTGGAAATTGAGAAACAATAAACGCGTTATAGTGAAGGAAAAAACAAACGCGCGTTATTTAAAAAAAGATGATTTTGAAGATGAAATTGACCTGGCTGTTATTGATGTTTCTTTTATTTCGCTAAAAAATATTATCCCCGCTGTTTTAAATATATTAGGAGATAAGGGGGAAATAATAGCTTTGATAAAACCCCAGTTTGAAACAGACCCCAAAAATGTGGGAGAAGGCGGGGTGGTCCACGAAGAGAAGCATAGAAAAGAAGCGATTGATAATATTTTGGATTTCGCTCAAAAACATAATTTAAAAAATAAAGGGGTTATTCCCTCCCCTGTAAAAGGCCGGGCGGGAAATATAGAATATTTATGTTATTTAAGCAAACTATGA
- the dxs gene encoding 1-deoxy-D-xylulose-5-phosphate synthase, whose protein sequence is MERILDEINCPDDLKKLPQWKLKILAKEVREEIIQTVSRTGGHLAANLGVIELTIALLYVFDCPKDNVIWDVGHQCYAYKILTGRKDKFCSLRQYGGLSGFPCRNECIYDVFGTGHSSTSVSAGAGIATALKLDGKNKNNTITVIGDGALTAGMAFEGLNFSGHIRSNLKVIVNDNAMSISPNVGALGGYLSRITTAPWYNRMRSDMEKKLKEKSPGMLFALKKMEESLKTLFTPGVLFEELGFRYFGPIDGHDINILISTFYRIKNFNGPILVHVLTKKGKGYLPAESNPERFHGIGKFDPVTGGDIDDGRQKIAYTDVFSKAIINLAKENDKIVAVTAAMPDGTGLSDFAKEFPARFFDVGIAEQNAATFAAGLACGGYKPIVAIYSTFLQRAYDQIIHDVCIQNLPVIFCLDRAGIVGADGVTHQGIFDLSYLRSIPNIVIMAPKDENELPKMLRTAVALNRPVAIRYPRGEIMGNGFDEKNEIIPFGRAEVLRSGYDAVIFGVGPIVYEGLKAADELEKQGKKIGVINMRFVKPVDREMIKDICKKTKNILTLEENVLAGGFGSAVLEVISEEGILVKTALTGLPDTFIEHGSQKILREKYGLDKKHIKEKLLKLLKSDNSNGKDQA, encoded by the coding sequence ATGGAAAGAATTTTGGATGAAATTAATTGCCCCGATGATTTAAAAAAACTGCCGCAATGGAAATTAAAAATTCTTGCAAAAGAGGTAAGGGAAGAAATAATCCAGACAGTTTCCAGGACTGGAGGGCATTTAGCGGCGAATTTAGGCGTGATTGAGCTTACAATCGCGCTTCTTTATGTTTTTGATTGTCCGAAAGATAATGTTATTTGGGATGTGGGGCATCAATGCTATGCGTATAAAATTCTAACCGGCCGTAAAGATAAATTTTGTTCATTGCGCCAATACGGCGGCCTTAGCGGTTTTCCCTGCCGTAATGAATGTATATATGATGTATTTGGGACCGGCCACAGCAGTACTTCTGTTTCTGCCGGCGCAGGCATAGCTACAGCGCTGAAATTAGACGGCAAAAACAAAAATAATACTATAACGGTGATTGGCGACGGGGCATTAACTGCCGGGATGGCCTTTGAGGGATTGAATTTTTCCGGGCATATCAGGAGCAACCTCAAAGTTATTGTTAACGACAATGCAATGTCGATATCTCCTAATGTAGGTGCGTTAGGCGGATATTTAAGCCGTATTACTACAGCCCCGTGGTATAACAGGATGAGAAGTGATATGGAAAAGAAATTAAAGGAAAAAAGCCCCGGGATGTTGTTTGCATTAAAAAAAATGGAAGAAAGTTTAAAAACTCTTTTCACGCCCGGTGTTTTATTTGAAGAATTGGGTTTCAGGTATTTTGGCCCGATAGACGGCCATGATATTAATATATTAATATCGACATTTTATAGAATAAAAAATTTTAACGGGCCGATTTTGGTCCATGTTTTGACAAAAAAAGGCAAAGGATACCTGCCCGCGGAGAGCAATCCTGAAAGGTTCCATGGAATCGGAAAATTTGACCCTGTTACAGGCGGGGATATTGATGACGGCAGGCAAAAGATTGCGTATACGGATGTATTCAGCAAAGCGATAATTAATCTTGCGAAGGAAAACGATAAGATTGTCGCGGTTACCGCGGCTATGCCGGACGGGACCGGGCTTTCAGATTTTGCGAAAGAATTTCCCGCGAGGTTTTTTGATGTGGGAATTGCGGAACAAAATGCCGCTACTTTTGCCGCGGGGCTCGCCTGCGGGGGGTATAAACCCATTGTCGCGATATATTCAACATTCCTGCAAAGGGCTTATGACCAGATTATTCATGATGTGTGCATCCAGAATCTGCCTGTAATTTTTTGCCTGGACAGGGCGGGAATTGTCGGAGCGGATGGTGTAACTCATCAGGGGATTTTTGATCTTTCATATCTCAGGTCGATTCCGAATATAGTAATTATGGCCCCAAAAGATGAAAATGAACTGCCGAAAATGCTCAGGACCGCAGTTGCATTAAACCGCCCAGTTGCTATCAGGTACCCGCGCGGGGAGATTATGGGAAATGGTTTCGACGAAAAGAATGAAATTATCCCTTTCGGACGCGCTGAAGTATTAAGATCAGGATATGATGCTGTAATTTTTGGCGTGGGCCCTATAGTTTACGAAGGGCTGAAAGCGGCAGATGAATTGGAAAAACAGGGGAAAAAGATCGGCGTGATAAATATGAGGTTTGTTAAACCGGTTGACAGGGAGATGATAAAAGATATTTGTAAAAAAACGAAAAATATTTTGACTTTGGAAGAAAATGTTTTGGCCGGGGGGTTCGGCAGTGCGGTCCTGGAGGTAATTTCTGAAGAAGGAATTTTGGTCAAAACAGCGTTAACAGGACTTCCTGATACTTTTATTGAGCACGGCTCTCAAAAAATTTTAAGAGAAAAATACGGGCTGGATAAAAAACATATCAAGGAAAAATTGCTGAAACTTTTAAAATCCGATAATAGTAATGGCAAAGATCAGGCTTGA
- a CDS encoding polyprenyl synthetase family protein — protein MNKEHIEKYMAVKRKAVDKALKTYLPKSSEYPPRIHEAMNYSVFSGGKRIRPVLAMAVYELFDKDSKKILPITCAIEFIHTYSLIHDDLPCMDNDDYRRGKLSCHMKFGEDIALLAGDALLTLAFEILSGPHGNVFPPEKILKVINVISRAIGTKGMIGGQVADCQSKAKDVDVPLLQYIHVHKTGEFFLASVNTGAVLGGASLDEYSCLSRFGEDIGLAFQIVDDILDKDNDNARGKSKITYPVVFGELESKEKAAGLIDKAKKELKIFGEKSLILNGLAEYIIQKIN, from the coding sequence ATGAATAAAGAACATATTGAAAAATATATGGCCGTGAAAAGAAAAGCAGTGGATAAGGCTTTAAAAACGTATCTTCCGAAATCATCTGAATACCCCCCCCGTATTCACGAAGCTATGAATTACAGCGTATTTTCCGGGGGAAAACGGATAAGGCCGGTTCTCGCGATGGCGGTTTATGAATTGTTTGACAAAGATTCAAAAAAAATTCTTCCAATAACATGTGCCATTGAATTTATCCATACATATTCCCTCATACATGATGACTTGCCTTGTATGGACAATGATGATTACAGGCGGGGGAAATTATCATGCCATATGAAATTTGGAGAAGATATTGCTCTTTTGGCGGGGGACGCCCTTTTAACTTTAGCTTTTGAAATATTGAGCGGTCCTCACGGGAATGTTTTTCCGCCAGAAAAAATATTGAAAGTTATAAATGTAATTTCCAGGGCCATCGGGACAAAGGGAATGATAGGCGGGCAGGTGGCAGACTGCCAGTCAAAAGCAAAGGATGTTGATGTCCCTCTTTTACAATATATTCACGTCCATAAAACCGGCGAGTTTTTTCTTGCATCAGTAAATACCGGTGCTGTCCTGGGAGGAGCATCTTTGGATGAATATTCGTGCCTTTCGCGTTTTGGAGAGGATATCGGCCTGGCGTTTCAGATTGTCGATGACATTCTTGATAAAGATAATGATAATGCCCGGGGAAAGAGCAAAATAACTTATCCTGTTGTTTTTGGTGAATTGGAATCTAAAGAAAAAGCAGCGGGCCTTATTGATAAAGCCAAAAAGGAACTTAAAATATTTGGGGAAAAAAGTCTTATTTTGAACGGCTTGGCGGAATATATTATTCAGAAAATAAATTAA
- the xseB gene encoding exodeoxyribonuclease VII small subunit, translating to MKIKFEDAMKKLEDIIKRFETEDVDLDDSIKLFEEGMKLSSECSKKLNEVEKKIELITKNKNDDSVIKTFTAGRIEEAADE from the coding sequence ATGAAAATTAAATTTGAAGATGCAATGAAGAAATTAGAAGATATTATCAAAAGATTCGAAACAGAAGATGTAGACCTGGATGATTCAATTAAATTGTTTGAGGAAGGAATGAAGTTATCATCCGAATGTTCGAAAAAGCTGAATGAAGTTGAAAAGAAGATAGAACTGATTACCAAAAACAAAAATGATGATTCAGTAATTAAAACTTTCACTGCCGGCAGGATTGAGGAGGCTGCTGATGAATAA
- the xseA gene encoding exodeoxyribonuclease VII large subunit: MLNKKVHVYTVSEINQNIKHVLETNFNNIWIEGEISNLRQPASGHVYFTLKDSQSQIRAVLFNSFSQKTKFKLEDGMHIIASGSLTLYEKRGEYQVIINYMEPKGIGALQLAFEQLKKKLSREGLFDSSHKKTIPLFPEKIAIVTSPTGAAVKDMINVISRRSPWVKITVYGVKVQGEGAKEEIARAIDEANQDKEIDLLIVGRGGGSIEDLWPFNEEIVARSIYNSTVPVISAVGHEIDYCISDFTADLRAPTPSAAGELAVPDRKELLRKLGDLEFCLKQMLDNFIENKRLRLENLLRSQFFLLPKEKINEYRLEIDEYIDCLQRNCLRNLELKKRMFHDIIKKLNIINPLNVLERGYSLSYLMPEENLLKDRNNVKPGDKIKVRLFKGKMYCLVQKTEE; this comes from the coding sequence ATGTTAAATAAAAAAGTTCATGTATATACGGTCAGTGAAATCAATCAAAATATAAAACATGTTCTGGAAACCAATTTTAACAATATCTGGATTGAAGGTGAAATTTCCAACCTTAGACAACCGGCGTCAGGTCATGTTTATTTTACCCTCAAGGACAGCCAGAGCCAGATAAGGGCGGTTTTATTCAATTCATTTTCACAAAAAACAAAATTTAAATTAGAAGACGGCATGCATATAATCGCTTCAGGTTCACTGACTTTGTACGAAAAAAGAGGCGAATACCAGGTTATAATAAATTACATGGAGCCAAAAGGCATTGGCGCATTGCAATTGGCTTTTGAGCAATTAAAAAAAAAGCTTTCCCGTGAAGGGTTATTCGATTCTTCGCACAAAAAAACCATACCGCTTTTTCCGGAAAAAATCGCGATTGTAACATCACCGACAGGGGCAGCCGTAAAAGATATGATAAACGTAATCAGCCGGAGGTCCCCATGGGTCAAAATTACTGTTTACGGGGTAAAAGTCCAGGGGGAAGGTGCAAAGGAAGAAATAGCCCGTGCTATTGATGAAGCGAATCAGGATAAGGAAATTGACCTTTTGATAGTTGGACGCGGGGGGGGCTCGATTGAAGATTTATGGCCGTTTAATGAAGAGATAGTTGCAAGAAGCATATATAATTCCACTGTGCCTGTAATCTCTGCCGTGGGGCATGAGATTGATTATTGTATTTCTGATTTTACGGCTGATTTACGTGCGCCGACACCTTCCGCCGCCGGTGAATTGGCTGTCCCTGACAGGAAAGAGTTGCTGAGAAAATTAGGTGATTTAGAATTCTGTTTAAAGCAGATGCTTGATAATTTTATTGAAAATAAAAGATTGAGACTGGAAAATTTACTCAGGTCACAGTTTTTTTTATTGCCTAAAGAAAAAATTAATGAATACCGGCTGGAAATTGATGAATATATAGATTGTCTCCAGAGGAATTGCCTGCGCAATCTTGAGTTGAAAAAGCGGATGTTTCACGATATAATAAAAAAACTGAATATAATTAACCCTTTAAATGTTCTTGAGCGGGGTTATTCTTTAAGTTATCTTATGCCGGAAGAAAATTTACTGAAAGATAGAAATAATGTCAAACCGGGCGACAAGATTAAGGTCAGGTTATTTAAAGGGAAAATGTATTGTTTGGTCCAAAAAACAGAGGAATAG
- a CDS encoding TIGR00282 family metallophosphoesterase: MNILVIGDINGKAGRKAVKELLPAVKKKYIIDFCIANAENAAGGFGLTSEIASDLFSYGVDVITMGNHTWDNKELENFIDSEPRILRPLNYPRGNPGHGSIVVDVKNIKVAVINLTGRVFMGNFDCPFRAAEEEIKWLKGSNPVIIVDFHAEATSEKIALGWFLDGKVSAVVGTHTHVQTADEKILPSGTAYITDVGMTGAHDSVIGIKKELAIRRFLTQMPVKFDVASEDIQFNALCVQINTNDNKAEKVIRVSKKLSP; this comes from the coding sequence GTGAATATTTTAGTGATCGGTGATATTAATGGAAAAGCCGGGCGTAAGGCGGTTAAAGAATTATTACCGGCAGTTAAAAAAAAATATATCATTGATTTTTGTATAGCAAATGCCGAAAATGCGGCCGGCGGTTTTGGGCTGACATCTGAAATAGCTTCCGATCTTTTTTCCTACGGAGTCGATGTGATTACCATGGGAAATCATACATGGGATAACAAGGAATTAGAGAATTTCATTGACTCTGAACCGAGGATTCTAAGGCCGTTAAATTATCCCCGCGGCAACCCGGGACACGGCTCAATAGTAGTTGATGTGAAAAATATAAAGGTAGCCGTGATAAACCTTACAGGAAGAGTTTTTATGGGGAATTTTGATTGTCCGTTCAGGGCCGCGGAAGAAGAAATAAAATGGCTTAAAGGGTCTAATCCGGTAATTATTGTTGACTTCCACGCAGAAGCTACATCTGAAAAGATAGCTTTAGGATGGTTTTTAGACGGGAAAGTAAGTGCCGTAGTCGGGACGCACACTCATGTCCAGACCGCGGATGAAAAAATTTTGCCGTCAGGGACGGCATATATAACCGATGTCGGAATGACTGGTGCGCATGATTCTGTCATAGGAATAAAAAAAGAATTAGCTATAAGAAGATTTCTCACCCAAATGCCGGTGAAATTTGACGTGGCCTCTGAAGATATTCAATTTAATGCTTTATGTGTACAAATTAATACAAACGACAATAAGGCAGAAAAGGTAATAAGGGTGAGTAAAAAACTATCACCTTAA
- the rny gene encoding ribonuclease Y, giving the protein MDKIIFLILFGGIGVLAGYFLRKIVSANKVVSAENRAKKIIEEAEKEANNKRKEVLLETKDTLIKEKLELEKEFKGRRTELALFEKRLRQKEESLERKTDIIEKKEEDISQKLKDISRKIENIDQKEKEFKALIEEERKKLETISGLTVSDAKKMLLADLKDEVVHESGIMIKQIQDEAREVAEKKAREIITLSIQRCAVDQVVDSTVSVISLPNEEMKGRIIGREGRNIRALENATGINLIVDDTPEAVILSGFDSVRREIARITLEKLISDGRIHPARIEELVEKVKKEVEATIYEEGENAVFEAGIRGIHPEEIKLLGRLKYRTSYGQNVLQHSKEVAHLAGVLASELKVDPVIVKRAGLLHDIGKAVDHDQEGTHAQLGADLAKKYNESPVIVNAIASHHDDLTPQNIEAVLVQVADSISGSRPGARRETLENYVKRLEKLEKIADTFSGVEKAFAIQAGREIRVIVKSDIVNDADAAILARDLAKKIEAELEYPGQIKITVIRETRVVDYAK; this is encoded by the coding sequence ATGGATAAGATAATTTTTCTAATATTATTCGGGGGGATTGGTGTTCTTGCAGGATATTTTTTAAGAAAGATTGTTTCGGCGAATAAAGTGGTCTCGGCTGAGAACAGGGCTAAAAAAATTATTGAAGAAGCTGAAAAAGAAGCAAATAACAAAAGGAAAGAGGTTTTATTAGAGACAAAGGACACATTGATAAAAGAAAAACTGGAGTTGGAGAAAGAGTTTAAAGGCAGGAGGACGGAATTAGCTTTATTTGAAAAACGGTTGAGGCAAAAGGAAGAAAGCTTAGAAAGAAAAACGGACATTATAGAAAAAAAAGAAGAAGACATCAGCCAGAAATTAAAAGATATATCAAGAAAAATAGAAAATATTGATCAAAAAGAAAAAGAATTTAAAGCATTAATTGAAGAGGAAAGAAAAAAATTAGAGACAATTTCAGGCCTAACGGTTTCCGATGCTAAAAAGATGCTTTTGGCTGATTTAAAAGATGAAGTTGTCCATGAATCGGGTATTATGATTAAACAAATCCAGGATGAGGCAAGGGAAGTGGCTGAAAAAAAAGCAAGGGAAATTATAACCTTATCTATACAAAGATGCGCGGTTGACCAGGTAGTGGATTCTACCGTTTCTGTTATATCGCTTCCGAATGAAGAAATGAAGGGAAGGATTATAGGCCGTGAGGGAAGAAACATCAGGGCCCTGGAAAATGCGACTGGTATAAATCTTATTGTTGATGATACTCCTGAGGCCGTAATTCTGTCAGGATTTGACAGTGTGCGGAGGGAAATAGCAAGGATTACGCTGGAAAAGTTAATTTCCGACGGCAGAATACATCCTGCGAGAATCGAGGAACTGGTAGAAAAAGTTAAAAAAGAGGTAGAAGCTACGATATATGAGGAGGGGGAAAATGCTGTTTTTGAAGCGGGAATACGCGGTATACACCCTGAAGAAATAAAATTGTTAGGCCGCTTAAAATACCGTACAAGTTATGGTCAAAATGTGCTTCAGCATTCAAAAGAAGTGGCGCATTTGGCCGGTGTATTGGCTTCAGAGTTAAAAGTTGATCCTGTAATAGTAAAACGGGCAGGCCTTCTCCATGATATAGGGAAAGCGGTGGATCATGACCAGGAAGGCACTCATGCACAGCTTGGCGCGGATTTGGCAAAAAAATATAATGAGTCACCTGTTATTGTGAATGCAATTGCTTCACACCATGATGATCTTACCCCGCAGAATATTGAAGCTGTTCTTGTCCAGGTCGCGGATTCTATTTCAGGTTCAAGGCCGGGAGCAAGGCGTGAAACCCTTGAAAATTATGTGAAAAGGCTGGAAAAACTGGAAAAAATTGCTGATACTTTTTCAGGAGTAGAAAAAGCATTTGCTATTCAGGCCGGCAGGGAAATACGGGTAATAGTAAAAAGCGATATAGTAAATGATGCGGATGCCGCTATTTTGGCGAGGGACCTTGCCAAAAAAATAGAGGCTGAACTGGAATATCCCGGCCAGATAAAAATAACGGTCATAAGGGAAACCAGGGTTGTTGATTATGCGAAATGA